One genomic window of Solanum dulcamara chromosome 12, daSolDulc1.2, whole genome shotgun sequence includes the following:
- the LOC129876682 gene encoding uncharacterized protein LOC129876682, with protein sequence MSELLPISWLIQASIYNVKIGKEIVITTVTDREAIMNSSISELKSVLKSTPDPFVGIDVVNNGDLLLFHVKKRCLIIQFNRMMVLDNLIDIPHSLKEFLKDRSITFIGPGNIRQNSTVSYISGSSGEKLEFNRVVYVGYLTGKLCKKPNLLSCTLEELMGEVGIDIKKPVISEGSIRPNWQSSSILSEEEVKLAMYQVHSCYQIASKLITDATSATASQ encoded by the coding sequence ATGTCAGAGCTGTTGCCTATTTCTTGGCTGATCCAAGCGAGCATTTACAACGTGAAAATTGGTAAGGAGATTGTCATCACAACCGTCACTGACCGCGAAGCTATTATGAACAGTAGCATCTCGGAACTAAAAAGTGTATTGAAGAGTACTCCAGATCCATTTGTTGGAATTGATGTTGTAAATAATGGAGATCTGTTGCTGTTTCATGTGAAAAAACGGTGCCTAATAATTCAATTTAATCGCATGATGGTGTTGGATAATCTAATTGATATCCCCCATTCTCTTAAGGAGTTCCTGAAGGACAGAAGTATCACTTTTATAGGTCCTGGAAATATTAGGCAGAATTCTACTGTGTCATATATATCTGGAAGTAGCGGCgagaaattagaatttaataGAGTCGTCTATGTTGGTTATTTGACTGGTAAGCTTTGTAAGAAGCCAAATCTGCTGAGTTGTACACTAGAAGAGTTGATGGGTGAAGTTGGCATTGATATTAAGAAGCCTGTCATTAGTGAAGGTTCAATACGTCCTAATTGGCAATCGTCTTCGATTCTATCGGAGGAGGAGGTGAAATTGGCGATGTATCAAGTTCATTCATGCTATCAAATTGCAAGCAAGTTAATTACTGATGCGACAAGTGCAACTGCAAGTCAGTAG